One window of the Natrinema sp. CBA1119 genome contains the following:
- a CDS encoding AI-2E family transporter, translating to MSTQNARADRRRPYVLAGVVVALGVVTGAILLEVLGTILFALTVAYVLMPVQGWLVRRGLTEWTGALAATLIGFVSAVAVFSPLVIALYVRLEQVVDLVASLPREPSVSVFGMTYAIEAGQVQSSVLDFLSGAATSFALELPVLAIKFALFVVLLFGLLLKGSEAGRAAIAPVPHDYRDIVYALARRARETLYAIYVLQLATSLATLAVAYPLFWALGYEAAMTLAIAAAVLQFVPIIGPSMLVVPITLYHVAVGDLVAATLIGVLGLGLIAWLPDVAVRPRLARRSAGFSGSLYFVGFTGGLFTLGAIGVVVGPLIVAVFVEAVDLLADEVADSDATFTELMEEGPEEPSTDPGETETTFEEPSSNADD from the coding sequence ATGTCGACACAGAATGCGCGCGCGGACAGACGCCGTCCGTACGTACTCGCAGGAGTCGTCGTCGCGCTCGGCGTCGTGACCGGCGCTATTCTGCTCGAGGTACTCGGAACCATCCTCTTCGCCCTCACCGTCGCGTACGTCCTCATGCCGGTCCAAGGCTGGCTCGTCAGACGCGGGCTCACCGAGTGGACCGGCGCGCTCGCGGCGACCCTGATCGGCTTCGTAAGCGCGGTCGCCGTTTTCTCACCGTTGGTCATCGCGCTCTACGTTCGACTCGAGCAGGTCGTCGACCTCGTCGCGTCGCTGCCGCGGGAGCCGTCGGTGTCCGTTTTCGGGATGACGTATGCGATCGAAGCCGGTCAAGTACAGTCTTCCGTCCTCGACTTCCTCAGCGGGGCCGCGACCTCGTTCGCGCTGGAGCTGCCGGTGCTCGCGATAAAGTTCGCGCTATTCGTTGTGCTTCTGTTCGGACTGCTACTCAAGGGCAGTGAGGCGGGCCGGGCCGCCATCGCACCGGTTCCACACGACTATCGGGATATCGTCTACGCGCTCGCACGACGAGCCCGCGAGACGCTGTACGCCATCTACGTCCTGCAGCTGGCGACATCGCTTGCGACACTCGCCGTCGCATACCCGTTGTTCTGGGCCCTGGGCTACGAGGCGGCGATGACGCTGGCGATCGCCGCCGCGGTCTTACAGTTCGTTCCGATCATCGGCCCGAGCATGCTCGTCGTTCCGATCACGCTTTATCACGTCGCTGTCGGCGACCTCGTCGCGGCGACGCTGATCGGCGTACTCGGCCTCGGTCTCATCGCCTGGCTCCCCGATGTCGCCGTCCGCCCGCGACTCGCCAGACGGTCGGCCGGCTTTTCCGGCAGCCTCTACTTCGTGGGCTTCACTGGCGGGCTCTTCACCCTCGGCGCGATCGGCGTCGTCGTCGGTCCGCTGATCGTTGCCGTCTTCGTGGAAGCCGTCGATCTGCTCGCCGACGAGGTCGCCGACAGCGACGCCACGTTCACCGAACTCATGGAAGAGGGGCCCGAGGAGCCGTCGACCGATCCCGGAGAGACGGAGACGACGTTCGAAGAGCCGAGTTCGAACGCCGACGACTGA
- a CDS encoding thiamine ABC transporter substrate binding subunit gives MKRRTFVGAVGGSAVAGIAGCLTRDGENGDPANDGDPEPDDLDLEGELQVATYETMVDGEGTAGPWLKEAFEKEYPDAELTWTVPNNAINDYIDRERQNADIDADVYLGANVDDLVRIDDTLDDGGLLRKLNVDRIDNAERIRDGLEMGDPHGRVLPYDTGYICLVYDETVVDEPETLDDLTEPAYEDALLAQNAQSADSGQAFLLWTIDAYGEDGYLDYWRALDENGVRILDSWDESYTASYMNGERPMVVSYSTDQVFANEYDYDMSRHQIAFPNDQGYANPEGMGIFEGTSELDLAYEFLNFALSSESQAVIAQRNVQFPAVESEYVDLDEEFDQYAHVPPEAVTIGYDDLRGNLNGWVEDWAREFAGQ, from the coding sequence ATGAAACGACGAACGTTCGTCGGCGCAGTCGGTGGGAGCGCCGTCGCCGGCATCGCCGGCTGTTTGACTCGCGACGGAGAGAACGGCGACCCCGCCAACGACGGCGATCCCGAGCCGGACGATCTGGACCTCGAAGGGGAGTTGCAGGTCGCGACGTACGAGACGATGGTCGACGGCGAGGGCACGGCCGGCCCGTGGCTCAAGGAGGCGTTTGAGAAGGAATACCCCGACGCCGAACTGACGTGGACCGTTCCGAACAACGCCATCAACGACTACATCGATCGCGAACGGCAGAACGCCGACATCGATGCCGACGTCTATCTCGGAGCGAACGTCGACGACCTCGTCCGAATCGATGATACCCTCGACGACGGCGGCCTCCTCCGCAAGCTCAACGTCGACCGGATCGACAACGCCGAGCGGATCCGCGACGGGCTCGAGATGGGCGACCCTCACGGGCGGGTCCTCCCCTACGACACTGGCTACATCTGTCTGGTCTACGACGAAACCGTCGTCGACGAACCCGAGACGCTCGACGACCTGACCGAACCGGCCTACGAGGACGCGTTGCTCGCCCAGAACGCCCAGAGTGCGGACTCGGGACAGGCCTTTCTGCTGTGGACGATCGACGCCTACGGCGAGGACGGATATCTCGACTACTGGCGCGCTCTCGACGAGAACGGCGTTCGTATCCTCGACAGCTGGGATGAGTCCTATACCGCCTCCTACATGAACGGAGAACGGCCGATGGTCGTCTCCTACTCGACCGATCAGGTGTTCGCCAACGAGTACGACTACGATATGAGCCGTCACCAGATCGCGTTCCCGAACGATCAGGGGTACGCCAACCCCGAGGGGATGGGGATCTTCGAGGGCACGTCCGAACTCGATCTCGCATACGAATTCCTCAACTTCGCCCTCTCGAGCGAGTCTCAGGCCGTCATCGCCCAGCGCAACGTCCAGTTCCCGGCCGTCGAATCGGAGTACGTCGACCTCGACGAGGAGTTCGACCAGTACGCACACGTGCCGCCGGAGGCGGTGACGATCGGCTACGACGACCTCCGGGGCAACCTCAACGGCTGGGTCGAAGACTGGGCGCGCGAATTCGCCGGCCAGTAG
- a CDS encoding iron ABC transporter permease, which translates to MSRPERSERGAGLRRRSATARRWLERRALALTALATAAVLAVMLYFPVGVVFVNAVFDDGTATLAFFRAVLTDPFYFGVLADVFAEPLAVRTHLESLVGWLTAVSITVSLEYPLPGIPLPVPWPSFELPAFRKGLFGFTAYQAALSTIASLALGLPAAYVLANYEFRGRRTLRSLTILPFVLPGIMVAVGFYAMFGRTGTLNQLLAIGGLGPFPFIEWNPLAIVIVAHAFYNAPLVARVTVAAWESVDVRAGETARSLGASPRRAFRDIVVPQLLPAVMTGALLTFIFTFMTFPIVLALGGLQLATVEVWIYDRVRQLAYAEAATLAILETVLSLALTYAYLRYESARSGLARGATAPSRTPLFPDLRTALSPRRLAIIGYGLVTVVVFVGPMASLVLGSVTDGSGFTLRHYAFLLERQLEGADYQTLPWIAIRNSLVFGVATLVVAVPMGVVVSVVTVRAGRGGAIVDTLAMLPLAVSGVVFGIGLLQGLVFGIPLPGGWRFQVTGAVAIVAAHAVAAYPFVTRNVSPLLANLDPAMVESARALGASRYRALRDVELPLVASGIVAGAAFAFAISIGEFSSTVILASGSEAYTMPVAVERYLGRRSGPAIAMGTVLLGVTAASFVVVDRVGGRFER; encoded by the coding sequence GTGTCTCGACCGGAACGGTCCGAGCGGGGAGCCGGACTTCGACGGCGATCCGCCACCGCTCGCCGCTGGCTCGAGCGCCGCGCGCTCGCCCTGACGGCGCTCGCGACAGCTGCCGTCCTCGCCGTCATGCTCTACTTCCCGGTCGGCGTCGTCTTCGTCAACGCCGTCTTCGACGACGGCACAGCGACCCTCGCGTTCTTCCGCGCGGTCCTCACCGACCCGTTCTATTTCGGGGTGCTCGCGGACGTTTTCGCAGAGCCGCTGGCGGTGAGAACGCACCTCGAGTCGCTCGTCGGCTGGCTGACGGCCGTCTCGATCACGGTGTCGCTCGAGTACCCGCTCCCCGGAATTCCGCTGCCGGTACCGTGGCCGAGTTTCGAGCTCCCGGCGTTTCGCAAGGGGTTGTTCGGCTTTACGGCCTATCAGGCCGCGCTGTCGACGATCGCGAGTCTCGCCCTGGGACTACCCGCCGCGTACGTCCTCGCGAACTACGAGTTCCGCGGTCGACGGACGCTGCGCTCGCTGACGATCCTCCCCTTCGTCCTGCCGGGAATCATGGTCGCCGTCGGCTTCTACGCGATGTTCGGACGGACGGGGACGCTCAACCAGCTCCTCGCGATCGGCGGACTCGGGCCGTTCCCGTTCATCGAGTGGAACCCGCTCGCGATCGTGATCGTCGCTCACGCGTTCTACAACGCGCCGCTGGTGGCCCGCGTCACCGTCGCCGCCTGGGAGTCCGTCGACGTTCGGGCCGGCGAAACCGCTCGCAGTCTCGGGGCGAGTCCCCGCCGGGCGTTTCGCGACATCGTCGTGCCGCAGCTCCTGCCGGCCGTCATGACCGGCGCGCTGTTGACCTTCATCTTCACGTTCATGACGTTCCCCATCGTCCTCGCGCTGGGCGGCCTGCAGCTCGCGACCGTCGAGGTCTGGATCTACGATCGCGTTCGACAGCTCGCCTACGCCGAGGCCGCGACGCTCGCGATCCTCGAGACGGTGCTCTCGCTCGCCCTGACCTACGCCTACCTCCGGTACGAGTCCGCTCGATCCGGGCTGGCTCGAGGGGCCACTGCACCCTCTCGAACCCCGCTCTTTCCGGATCTCCGGACGGCGCTCTCACCGCGCAGACTGGCGATCATCGGGTATGGACTCGTCACCGTCGTCGTCTTCGTGGGCCCGATGGCGAGTCTCGTCCTGGGGAGCGTGACCGACGGAAGCGGGTTCACGCTTCGCCACTACGCGTTCCTGCTCGAGCGCCAGCTCGAGGGAGCCGACTACCAGACGCTGCCGTGGATCGCGATCCGGAACTCGCTCGTCTTCGGGGTCGCGACGTTGGTCGTCGCCGTGCCGATGGGCGTGGTCGTCTCGGTGGTGACGGTCCGCGCGGGCCGGGGCGGAGCGATCGTCGATACCCTGGCGATGCTCCCGCTGGCGGTCAGCGGCGTCGTCTTCGGAATCGGCCTGCTACAGGGCCTCGTCTTCGGCATTCCGCTGCCCGGCGGCTGGCGATTCCAGGTGACGGGCGCGGTCGCGATCGTCGCCGCCCACGCCGTCGCGGCCTATCCCTTCGTCACGCGCAACGTCTCGCCGCTGCTCGCGAATCTCGATCCCGCAATGGTCGAGTCCGCTCGAGCGCTCGGAGCCTCCCGATATCGTGCGCTCCGAGACGTCGAGCTCCCGCTGGTGGCCAGCGGCATCGTCGCCGGAGCCGCCTTCGCCTTCGCTATCTCGATCGGGGAGTTCTCTTCGACGGTGATTTTGGCCAGCGGCAGCGAGGCGTACACCATGCCCGTCGCCGTCGAGCGCTATCTCGGTCGCCGCTCCGGCCCCGCGATCGCCATGGGGACGGTGCTGTTGGGCGTCACGGCCGCGAGCTTCGTCGTCGTCGACCGCGTCGGCGGGAGGTTCGAGCGATGA
- a CDS encoding ABC transporter ATP-binding protein codes for MTGLRLENVSKVYGADDTGTVALEGVDLTVRDGEFFTLVGPSGCGKTTTLRTIAGFEEPTEGTVRFDGREMAGVPPEQRDVGVVFQSYALFPHMNVSENVGYGLQFREPPDGLSVDERVAELLELVDLEGMGDRSPDQLSGGQQQRVALARALAPAPDLLVLDEPMSALDAQLRESLRRQIKRIQSDLEITTVYVTHDQAEALAISDRLAVMNGGRVEQVGRPQEIYREPETRFVAEFVGDNNVFDGEVRSREGEYARVEVDGERFALPAPDGTDRFAFCVRPGALSQSAERNRLTVSVETSEFLGETVRVNGRWNGGRIVLRLPTVPDRDELTVGFDPDDAHVVDSH; via the coding sequence ATGACCGGCCTCCGCCTCGAGAACGTTTCGAAGGTCTACGGTGCGGACGATACCGGAACCGTCGCGCTCGAGGGCGTCGATCTGACGGTTCGCGACGGGGAGTTCTTCACCCTCGTCGGCCCCTCCGGGTGCGGAAAGACGACCACGCTGCGGACGATCGCCGGATTCGAGGAGCCGACCGAGGGAACCGTCCGCTTCGACGGTCGGGAGATGGCGGGCGTCCCGCCCGAACAACGGGATGTCGGCGTCGTCTTCCAGAGCTACGCGCTGTTTCCACACATGAACGTCTCCGAAAACGTCGGCTACGGCCTCCAGTTTCGTGAGCCGCCCGACGGACTGTCGGTCGACGAACGCGTCGCCGAACTACTCGAGCTGGTCGATCTCGAGGGGATGGGTGACCGAAGCCCCGACCAACTGTCCGGGGGCCAGCAACAGCGGGTGGCACTGGCTCGAGCGCTCGCGCCGGCTCCGGATCTGCTCGTGCTCGACGAGCCGATGAGCGCGCTCGACGCCCAGCTCCGGGAGTCGCTGCGCCGACAGATCAAACGGATTCAGTCCGACCTCGAGATCACGACCGTCTACGTCACCCACGATCAGGCGGAGGCGCTGGCGATCTCGGATCGGCTCGCGGTCATGAACGGCGGCCGCGTCGAGCAGGTCGGCCGACCGCAGGAGATCTATCGCGAACCCGAAACGCGGTTCGTCGCGGAGTTCGTCGGCGACAACAACGTCTTCGACGGCGAGGTCCGGAGCCGCGAGGGCGAGTACGCGCGGGTCGAGGTCGACGGCGAGCGGTTCGCGCTGCCCGCGCCCGACGGAACCGATCGGTTCGCCTTCTGCGTGCGGCCAGGCGCGCTCTCGCAGTCCGCGGAGCGAAACCGGCTGACGGTAAGCGTCGAGACCAGCGAATTTCTCGGCGAAACCGTCCGCGTCAACGGTCGATGGAACGGTGGGCGGATCGTCCTCCGACTTCCCACGGTTCCCGACCGCGACGAACTGACGGTCGGGTTCGACCCCGACGACGCACACGTCGTCGATTCGCATTGA
- a CDS encoding SLC13 family permease yields MLVVFGIIGLALVLFVTELLPVDVTAILIMVLLMVLGADGVVNFTEISTAEGTSGFSNSATITVLAMLILSSGISQTGVVQILGRKMSAFAGDDLDKQLLATIGVSGPISGFINNTPVVAILVPVISDIAHKGKTSPSKLLIPLSYASMFGGMLTLIGTSTNILASDVSERLLGQPFSMFEFTKLGIIVLLVGSIYLMTIGHRLLPERVPVEEDYVQDYAIEEYLTEVVVDEDSPLIGTTVADAIDHVEFDADILQVVRDDEEFIEPIGQKTLRSGDMLRLRADRPTVQQLVDRGTLTLAGSPETADDLEPEAVPDRTLVEIVVPRGSFLVGESLESSTFRQRYDATVLAFRSRGETVRSDMDERRIRVGDTLLVQAAPDSIDRLSKNDDFIVAHEPEEPDYRTEKIPHAAAIMAGVVGFVAVPWGSVGAALAGATGVGAFEGLAAFSLPILVTALAGVVAMVATGVLKPTEIYDAVEWDVIFLLAGIIPLGIALEQTGGADLLGTLVASTGAYLPAIGVLWVFYLATGLITGVISNNASVVLMLPVAVETATQIGANPFAFVLAVTFAASTAFLTPVGYQTNLFVYGPGGYKFMDFVRVGAPLQLLLSVVTVFGIAFFWGLT; encoded by the coding sequence ATGCTGGTCGTCTTTGGGATCATCGGTCTCGCGCTCGTGTTGTTCGTTACTGAACTGCTCCCGGTCGACGTGACCGCCATTCTGATTATGGTGTTGCTGATGGTGTTGGGAGCCGACGGCGTCGTGAACTTCACCGAAATTTCGACGGCAGAGGGGACGTCGGGCTTCTCGAACTCGGCGACGATCACCGTGCTGGCGATGCTCATTCTCAGTTCGGGGATCAGTCAGACGGGGGTCGTCCAGATACTCGGGCGGAAGATGTCCGCGTTCGCGGGCGACGACCTCGACAAACAGCTACTGGCGACGATCGGCGTCAGCGGCCCGATCTCCGGCTTCATCAACAACACGCCGGTCGTCGCAATCCTCGTTCCCGTCATCTCCGATATCGCTCACAAGGGGAAGACATCGCCCTCGAAACTCCTGATCCCCCTCTCATACGCCTCGATGTTCGGCGGGATGCTCACGCTTATCGGCACCTCGACGAACATCCTCGCGAGCGACGTCTCCGAACGGCTGCTCGGGCAGCCGTTCTCGATGTTCGAGTTCACCAAGCTCGGAATCATCGTCCTGCTCGTCGGCAGTATCTATCTCATGACCATCGGCCACCGACTGTTACCCGAGCGCGTCCCCGTCGAGGAGGACTACGTCCAGGACTATGCCATCGAGGAGTACCTGACCGAAGTCGTCGTCGATGAAGACTCGCCGCTGATCGGGACGACCGTCGCCGACGCCATCGACCACGTCGAGTTCGACGCCGACATCCTGCAGGTCGTCCGCGACGACGAGGAGTTCATCGAACCGATCGGCCAGAAGACGCTCCGATCGGGTGACATGCTCCGGCTGCGGGCCGACCGACCGACCGTTCAGCAACTCGTCGATCGGGGGACGCTGACGCTCGCCGGTAGCCCCGAGACCGCCGACGACTTAGAGCCCGAGGCGGTCCCCGACCGGACCCTCGTCGAGATCGTCGTCCCCCGGGGCTCGTTCCTCGTCGGCGAGTCGCTCGAGAGCTCGACGTTTCGCCAGCGCTACGACGCGACCGTACTCGCCTTCCGAAGCCGGGGCGAGACGGTTCGGAGCGACATGGACGAGCGCCGGATCCGAGTGGGCGACACGCTGTTAGTTCAGGCGGCTCCGGACAGCATCGATCGACTGTCGAAAAACGACGACTTCATCGTCGCACACGAACCCGAGGAACCCGATTACCGGACCGAGAAGATCCCCCACGCGGCGGCGATCATGGCGGGTGTCGTCGGCTTCGTCGCCGTTCCGTGGGGCTCGGTCGGCGCTGCGCTCGCCGGCGCGACCGGCGTCGGCGCGTTCGAGGGACTTGCCGCCTTTTCCCTGCCGATCCTCGTGACCGCGCTCGCGGGGGTCGTCGCGATGGTCGCGACGGGCGTCCTCAAACCGACCGAGATCTACGACGCCGTCGAGTGGGACGTGATCTTCCTCTTGGCCGGCATCATCCCGCTCGGGATCGCCCTGGAGCAGACCGGCGGGGCGGATCTCCTGGGAACCCTCGTCGCCTCGACCGGTGCCTACCTCCCGGCCATCGGCGTGTTGTGGGTGTTCTATCTCGCGACGGGCCTCATTACGGGCGTCATCTCGAACAACGCGAGCGTCGTGTTGATGCTCCCGGTGGCCGTCGAGACCGCGACCCAGATCGGCGCGAACCCGTTCGCGTTCGTGCTGGCGGTGACGTTCGCGGCCTCGACCGCGTTCCTCACGCCCGTCGGCTATCAGACGAACCTCTTCGTCTACGGGCCGGGCGGCTACAAGTTCATGGACTTCGTCCGGGTCGGCGCACCGCTGCAGTTGCTGCTCTCCGTCGTCACCGTCTTCGGAATCGCGTTCTTCTGGGGCCTCACGTAG
- a CDS encoding ATP-dependent DNA helicase, whose product MTNWRTVFGHPQPYEPQVDGIEAAIETGQDGGYSVIEGACGTGKTMIALTAGIDLVRDPDTDYERVLVLTSVKQQLRQFEEDLETINENLPADWDAISGLTLVGKADVCPYNRERAAGFDDGNVYDRCETLRERTRDLTGEGGDTTAQNLAARARSQQIGLADSGSQSKNTFLETAGEPTSYPPALPEYGDGGPVGAETEYCPFYAQYLEDLPDDEENGSAAEAVPYDFTDAGMVSPEELVARSVKHGTCPHSVMGAALGEVEVVIGNYYHAFDPRTVGSFTGALLDESTYVVCDEAHMLEPRVRDLVSEGVADSTLRDAETELSRVIQPIKFEREGRQAEGGSKTADADLVRAELNDSDVSYEELNRTLEFVRDLREELDRRVTAHLDRNHRGWQSDLNDLPDEEIPLRDPGEPAEDELSEWATEAGYGDADWVRAESVGAVVARILNEAEDEDRTRAAPAVGRVLGEWYRQGHTDYFREIELERTWDDTEPADSWRRAYNARLALHNCVPSDAIGDRLAMFGGGILMSATLEPMDAFTEVTGLQYLAREEDRPVVERRYGLHFPAENRESFAVAAPKYTYDNRGSPGETNPTRRSYANAIAKVAQLSGNVLVGMPSYAEAEWAAGVLEDRVEKPVLLDAASDDETTQSLKDEFFAGEGKVLVTSLRGTLTEGVDYSGDRLAAAVVCGVPIVNTSSPRTKAVRRAYDDEFGDGFTYALTIPAVRKARQAIGRVIRSPEDVGVRVLLDERYARDSWDSVRPYLPDTDEFQPVSPDMLDVGLERFRSRLASQ is encoded by the coding sequence ATGACGAATTGGCGGACGGTGTTCGGCCACCCCCAACCCTACGAGCCCCAGGTCGACGGTATCGAGGCGGCCATCGAGACCGGACAGGATGGCGGCTATTCCGTCATCGAAGGTGCCTGTGGGACCGGGAAGACGATGATCGCGCTCACCGCGGGGATCGACCTCGTGCGCGACCCGGACACCGACTACGAACGCGTGCTCGTGCTCACGAGCGTCAAACAGCAACTGCGACAGTTCGAGGAGGACCTCGAGACGATCAACGAGAACCTGCCGGCCGACTGGGACGCGATTTCCGGACTCACGCTGGTCGGGAAGGCCGACGTCTGTCCGTACAACCGCGAGAGAGCGGCGGGGTTCGACGACGGCAACGTCTACGACCGCTGTGAGACCCTGCGCGAGCGCACCCGCGATCTCACCGGCGAGGGCGGCGATACGACCGCACAGAATCTGGCCGCTCGTGCCCGAAGCCAGCAGATCGGACTGGCAGACAGCGGTAGCCAGTCCAAGAATACGTTTCTCGAGACCGCGGGCGAACCGACATCGTACCCGCCGGCGCTCCCCGAGTACGGCGATGGCGGGCCCGTGGGCGCAGAAACCGAGTACTGCCCGTTCTACGCGCAGTACCTCGAGGACCTGCCGGACGACGAGGAGAACGGATCGGCCGCGGAGGCGGTTCCGTACGACTTCACCGACGCCGGGATGGTCTCCCCGGAGGAACTGGTCGCCCGCTCGGTGAAACACGGCACCTGTCCCCACTCCGTGATGGGGGCCGCTCTCGGCGAGGTCGAGGTCGTGATCGGCAACTACTACCACGCGTTCGACCCCCGAACCGTCGGCTCCTTTACCGGCGCGTTACTCGACGAGTCGACGTACGTCGTCTGCGACGAGGCCCACATGCTGGAACCGCGCGTCCGCGACCTGGTCAGCGAGGGCGTCGCCGACAGCACGCTCCGGGACGCCGAAACCGAACTCTCGCGGGTCATCCAGCCGATCAAGTTCGAGCGCGAAGGGAGGCAGGCCGAAGGCGGCTCCAAGACCGCCGACGCAGACCTCGTTCGCGCGGAACTCAACGACAGCGACGTCTCTTACGAGGAGCTCAATCGAACACTCGAATTCGTCCGGGACCTCCGCGAGGAACTCGACCGCCGGGTTACTGCCCACCTCGACCGGAACCACCGGGGCTGGCAGTCTGACCTGAACGATCTCCCCGACGAGGAGATTCCCCTCCGCGATCCGGGCGAGCCCGCCGAGGACGAACTCAGCGAGTGGGCGACCGAGGCGGGGTACGGCGACGCCGACTGGGTCCGCGCCGAGTCCGTCGGTGCGGTCGTCGCGCGGATCCTGAACGAGGCCGAGGACGAGGATCGAACCCGCGCCGCACCCGCCGTCGGCCGAGTCCTCGGCGAGTGGTATCGACAGGGCCACACCGATTACTTCCGGGAGATCGAACTCGAGCGCACGTGGGACGACACCGAGCCCGCGGACTCGTGGCGGCGGGCCTACAACGCTCGGCTGGCCCTGCACAACTGCGTCCCCAGCGACGCCATCGGCGACCGTCTCGCCATGTTCGGCGGCGGGATTCTGATGAGCGCGACCCTCGAGCCGATGGACGCCTTCACCGAAGTCACGGGACTCCAGTACCTCGCACGCGAGGAAGATCGACCGGTCGTCGAGCGGCGGTACGGACTCCACTTCCCCGCCGAAAACCGCGAGAGCTTCGCGGTCGCCGCACCGAAATACACCTACGATAATCGCGGCAGTCCGGGAGAAACCAATCCGACGCGGCGATCCTACGCCAACGCGATCGCGAAAGTCGCGCAGCTTTCCGGTAACGTCCTCGTCGGGATGCCCAGTTACGCCGAGGCCGAGTGGGCCGCCGGCGTCCTCGAGGATCGAGTCGAAAAGCCGGTTCTGCTCGACGCCGCGAGCGACGACGAGACCACGCAGTCGCTCAAAGACGAGTTCTTCGCGGGCGAGGGGAAGGTGCTCGTCACGAGCCTGCGGGGGACGCTGACCGAGGGCGTCGACTACAGCGGCGACCGCCTCGCCGCGGCGGTCGTCTGCGGCGTTCCGATCGTCAACACCTCGAGCCCGCGGACGAAGGCCGTCCGCCGAGCCTACGACGACGAGTTCGGCGATGGCTTCACCTATGCACTCACCATTCCTGCAGTTCGGAAGGCCAGGCAGGCCATCGGCCGCGTCATCCGCAGCCCCGAAGACGTCGGCGTTCGCGTTCTGCTCGACGAGCGCTACGCCCGCGATAGCTGGGACTCCGTTCGGCCCTATCTGCCCGATACCGACGAGTTCCAGCCCGTCAGTCCCGACATGCTCGACGTCGGCCTCGAGCGATTTCGGTCGCGGCTCGCCTCCCAGTAG
- a CDS encoding DUF1684 domain-containing protein, producing the protein MSDTDSIDVDRWRDELESKRAEKDEFFADHPQSPIPPEERDEFDGLDYFEPDPAYRVSATATAHDDPEVVSMETTAGREMRYLRVVTLEFELDREDDDLENGTFELAAYQQESPNEEPLFVPFRDKTTGQQTYDGGRYMELESERDLTTGDEIVVDFNLAYSPFCAYSETFDCPLPPEENWLEIAIPAGERDE; encoded by the coding sequence ATGAGCGACACCGACTCCATTGACGTCGACCGCTGGCGCGACGAACTCGAGTCGAAACGCGCCGAGAAAGACGAGTTTTTCGCAGACCATCCACAGTCGCCGATTCCGCCGGAGGAGCGAGACGAGTTCGACGGGCTTGACTACTTCGAGCCGGACCCGGCCTACCGCGTGAGCGCGACTGCAACTGCTCACGACGATCCGGAGGTCGTGTCGATGGAGACCACCGCAGGCCGCGAGATGCGCTACCTCCGCGTTGTCACGCTCGAGTTCGAACTCGACCGCGAGGACGACGACTTAGAAAACGGCACGTTCGAACTCGCGGCCTACCAGCAGGAGAGTCCGAACGAGGAGCCCTTGTTCGTGCCGTTCCGGGACAAGACGACCGGCCAGCAGACCTACGACGGTGGTCGATACATGGAACTCGAGTCCGAACGGGACCTGACGACCGGCGACGAGATCGTCGTGGACTTCAACCTCGCGTACTCGCCGTTTTGTGCCTACAGCGAGACGTTCGACTGCCCGCTCCCGCCCGAGGAAAACTGGCTCGAAATAGCGATTCCGGCGGGCGAACGGGACGAGTAA
- a CDS encoding class I SAM-dependent methyltransferase, which translates to MTVREEFDEWATSGRDRGMEDRHWHTAKHALARMPVESGDTILDLGCGSGYAGRALRDTRDAGRVYGLDGAPEMARNAAGYTDDEDVGYVVGDFDALPFADDSIDHVWSMESFYYAADPHQTLEEIARVLRPGGTVYCAVNYYEENVHSHEWQEFITIEMTRWDREQYREAFRDAGLSVAEQDTIPDREITIPDESEFPLEDWDTREDMVERYREFGTLLTVGVAP; encoded by the coding sequence ATGACCGTCCGCGAGGAGTTCGACGAGTGGGCAACGAGCGGCCGAGACAGGGGGATGGAGGATCGCCACTGGCACACCGCCAAGCACGCCCTCGCACGGATGCCCGTCGAGTCCGGCGATACGATTCTCGATCTCGGCTGCGGAAGCGGGTACGCCGGCCGGGCACTCCGAGACACCAGAGACGCCGGTCGGGTCTACGGCCTCGATGGCGCACCGGAGATGGCCCGCAATGCGGCCGGCTATACGGACGACGAGGACGTCGGCTACGTCGTGGGTGACTTCGACGCGCTCCCCTTCGCTGACGACTCGATCGACCACGTCTGGAGTATGGAATCGTTCTACTACGCGGCGGACCCGCATCAGACGCTCGAGGAGATCGCGCGCGTCCTCCGACCCGGTGGCACCGTCTACTGTGCGGTCAACTACTACGAAGAGAACGTCCACTCCCACGAGTGGCAGGAGTTCATCACGATCGAGATGACGCGCTGGGATCGCGAGCAGTACCGCGAGGCGTTTCGCGATGCGGGGCTATCCGTCGCCGAACAGGATACTATTCCCGACCGCGAGATCACGATCCCCGACGAGAGCGAGTTTCCGCTCGAGGATTGGGATACTCGCGAGGACATGGTCGAGCGCTACCGCGAGTTCGGGACGCTGCTGACCGTCGGCGTCGCTCCCTGA